In Phycisphaerae bacterium, one genomic interval encodes:
- a CDS encoding pilus assembly protein gives MIKKLVHRHRRGAAAVELAIVTPVLLTMLFGIIEYGWVFTVRQAIVTAAREGARTAALPAATQDDVLARVNAYVQPLGLTTCTTDVGADESGRPSGVVTVSIPYADVSLVGCYFGNVDGTLQSTCSMRKEAVE, from the coding sequence GTGATCAAGAAGCTAGTTCATCGACACAGGCGTGGGGCGGCGGCGGTCGAGCTGGCGATCGTCACGCCCGTTTTGCTGACCATGCTCTTTGGCATCATCGAGTACGGCTGGGTCTTCACCGTGCGACAGGCCATCGTGACCGCGGCCCGCGAGGGTGCGCGCACCGCGGCGTTGCCGGCGGCGACCCAGGATGACGTGCTGGCGCGCGTGAATGCATACGTGCAGCCGCTGGGGCTGACGACGTGCACGACGGATGTCGGGGCCGATGAAAGCGGCCGCCCAAGCGGCGTCGTGACCGTCTCGATCCCGTACGCGGACGTGAGCCTGGTGGGCTGCTACTTCGGCAACGTCGACGGGACGCTGCAATCGACCTGCTCGATGCGCAAGGAGGCTGTCG
- a CDS encoding prepilin peptidase: MSFFATHYWTIVFAILGPGILYASWIDYSQRRVPNWLNASLAAAGLLAQGLAFGWYTSGENGVLGGVGWGLLGLLVGFGVLIVPWAMHGMGAGDVKLMAAIGCWLGPWLTLMSFAVGAIIGGIAAVIMIYTSGRTVHAFTNMQMILTKMRRFDTAFGEFGGAKTFGDTSQLLPYGVPLTAGTWLVLLTYYFGGWLT, translated from the coding sequence ATGAGTTTCTTCGCAACTCATTACTGGACGATAGTTTTCGCGATCCTCGGGCCGGGCATCTTGTACGCCTCGTGGATCGACTACTCCCAGCGGCGCGTGCCCAACTGGCTGAACGCCAGCCTGGCGGCCGCCGGTCTGCTCGCGCAGGGGCTCGCGTTCGGTTGGTACACGTCCGGGGAGAATGGCGTGCTGGGCGGGGTGGGCTGGGGCCTGCTTGGATTACTGGTTGGGTTCGGCGTTCTTATCGTACCCTGGGCCATGCATGGGATGGGCGCGGGGGATGTCAAGCTCATGGCGGCGATCGGCTGCTGGCTGGGTCCGTGGCTGACGCTAATGAGCTTTGCGGTCGGGGCCATCATCGGTGGCATCGCCGCGGTCATCATGATTTACACGTCCGGGCGGACGGTGCACGCCTTCACCAACATGCAGATGATCCTGACCAAGATGCGCCGGTTCGACACCGCCTTCGGCGAGTTCGGCGGCGCGAAGACGTTCGGTGACACGAGCCAGCTTCTGCCGTATGGCGTGCCGCTCACGGCCGGCACGTGGTTAGTCCTGTTGACTTACTACTTCGGAGGTTGGCTCACGTGA
- a CDS encoding Flp family type IVb pilin produces MNALVSRMRAFLVSEDGPTATEYAVMLALIIVACIAAITALGSALKGTFNTLSGQMPAGDGSDVP; encoded by the coding sequence ATGAACGCGTTGGTTTCCCGCATGCGTGCGTTCCTCGTGAGCGAGGATGGCCCGACCGCGACTGAGTACGCGGTGATGCTGGCTCTGATCATCGTGGCGTGCATTGCCGCGATTACTGCGCTCGGCAGCGCCCTGAAGGGTACGTTCAATACCCTGTCGGGTCAGATGCCGGCCGGCGACGGTTCGGACGTTCCGTAG